The proteins below are encoded in one region of Pseudonocardia sp. DSM 110487:
- a CDS encoding MFS transporter — MARPESPQSRRGRRTWAAEDDGGLPGADETDRYVPRRRYPWHDDPDYDPAAHRRTPPPRPWTPPPPQHEAHEPAEPEEPAEPKPEPPPARRMPRKLTVTRVAALRSRELTEGGIRAFHRATTADGADRSGLTALTYATMMTYAVDAAVAVALANTLFFAAATAESKTNVALYLIITVAPFAVVAPVIGPMLDKLQRGRRAALAVSFAGRAVLAVVMAFNYENWLLYPAALGAMVLSKSFAVLKAAVTPRVLPSAITLVTTNSRLTTFGLIAGGLAGALAAGVAWLWDSPGALIFTAVLAVAGTVVCLRIPRWVESTMGEVAATLRTTARGKRTPMGRHVTVALWGNGAVRVLTGFLTLFVAFVVREQSETDPARQLLLIGIVGAAAGIGSFTGNAVGARRQFLKSDAVIMSCVTAAVVVSGVAALLPGIATAALVGLIGAAASALAKVCLDAVVQRDLPDESRASAFGRSETVLALAWVFGGAIGVLLPHDTFWLGFAVIAGVIALAGAQSALVARGRSLLPFIGHRVPGGA; from the coding sequence GTGGCCCGTCCCGAGTCGCCCCAGTCCCGCCGCGGCCGCCGTACGTGGGCCGCGGAGGACGACGGCGGCCTACCTGGGGCGGACGAGACCGATCGCTACGTGCCCCGCAGGCGCTACCCGTGGCACGACGACCCCGACTACGACCCGGCCGCCCACCGCCGCACTCCCCCGCCTCGTCCCTGGACGCCGCCACCGCCGCAGCACGAGGCCCACGAACCAGCAGAGCCCGAAGAGCCCGCGGAGCCGAAACCCGAGCCACCGCCCGCGCGGCGGATGCCGCGCAAGCTCACCGTCACCCGGGTGGCCGCGCTGCGCAGCCGCGAGCTCACCGAGGGCGGCATCCGCGCGTTCCACCGCGCCACCACGGCCGACGGGGCCGACCGCTCCGGTCTCACCGCGCTCACCTACGCCACGATGATGACCTACGCGGTCGACGCCGCCGTGGCCGTCGCGCTGGCCAACACGCTGTTCTTCGCCGCAGCCACGGCGGAGAGCAAGACGAACGTCGCGCTCTACCTGATCATCACCGTCGCCCCGTTCGCGGTGGTGGCGCCGGTGATCGGGCCGATGCTCGACAAGCTGCAGCGAGGCCGGAGGGCAGCGCTCGCGGTCTCGTTCGCCGGACGGGCGGTGCTCGCCGTCGTGATGGCGTTCAACTACGAGAACTGGCTGCTGTACCCGGCCGCACTCGGCGCGATGGTGCTGAGCAAGTCGTTCGCGGTGCTCAAGGCCGCCGTCACCCCTCGGGTGTTGCCGAGCGCGATCACGCTGGTCACCACCAACTCGCGGCTCACGACGTTCGGGCTGATCGCCGGCGGGCTCGCGGGTGCGTTGGCGGCGGGCGTCGCATGGCTGTGGGACTCCCCGGGCGCGCTGATCTTCACCGCCGTCCTCGCGGTGGCCGGCACGGTCGTGTGCCTGCGGATCCCGCGCTGGGTCGAGTCCACGATGGGCGAGGTGGCCGCCACCCTGCGCACCACCGCGCGGGGCAAGCGCACGCCGATGGGCCGCCACGTCACGGTCGCGCTGTGGGGCAACGGCGCCGTTCGGGTGCTCACCGGGTTCCTCACGCTGTTCGTCGCGTTCGTGGTGCGCGAGCAGTCGGAGACCGACCCGGCCCGGCAGCTCCTCCTCATCGGCATCGTCGGTGCAGCGGCCGGCATCGGCTCGTTCACCGGCAACGCGGTGGGCGCTCGGCGGCAGTTCCTCAAGTCCGACGCGGTGATCATGTCCTGCGTCACGGCCGCCGTCGTCGTCAGCGGGGTGGCTGCACTGCTGCCGGGCATCGCCACCGCCGCGCTCGTCGGCCTGATCGGCGCCGCGGCGAGCGCGCTGGCGAAGGTGTGCCTCGACGCGGTGGTCCAGCGCGATCTCCCCGATGAGTCGAGGGCGTCCGCGTTCGGGCGGTCGGAGACGGTGCTCGCGCTCGCCTGGGTGTTCGGCGGGGCGATCGGGGTGCTGCTGCCGCACGACACGTTCTGGCTGGGCTTCGCCGTGATCGCCGGGGTCATCGCGCTCGCAGGCGCGCAGTCGGCGCTCGTCGCGCGCGGCCGCAGCCTGCTGCCGTTCATCGGGCACCGCGTTCCCGGCGGCGCGTGA
- a CDS encoding DUF2771 family protein, producing the protein MPRRLLAAPVAALLLAGCGATEPPPPPPQVTFTAGAASIVARPAQYCDVELTQCLTDVAAPVRLAVPPGTPVQVTVPPEIAQSPWQVVFSYADAAGTPTDERSPVFGPDSRSDWTLQLGVPEDRLLTAEVQQYGPPPQPNPQTGELEFPIRASWVLNAG; encoded by the coding sequence GTGCCGCGCCGCCTGCTCGCCGCCCCCGTCGCCGCGCTGCTGCTCGCCGGCTGCGGGGCCACGGAGCCGCCGCCCCCACCACCGCAGGTGACGTTCACGGCAGGCGCGGCCAGCATCGTCGCCCGTCCAGCGCAGTACTGCGACGTCGAGCTCACGCAGTGCCTCACCGACGTCGCCGCCCCGGTGCGCCTCGCGGTGCCGCCCGGCACGCCGGTGCAGGTCACGGTGCCGCCCGAGATCGCGCAGTCGCCGTGGCAGGTGGTGTTCAGCTACGCCGACGCGGCCGGCACGCCCACCGACGAGCGCAGCCCGGTGTTCGGCCCCGACTCGCGCAGCGACTGGACGTTGCAGCTGGGCGTGCCGGAGGACCGGCTGCTCACCGCGGAGGTGCAGCAGTACGGCCCGCCACCGCAGCCGAACCCGCAGACCGGGGAGCTGGAGTTCCCGATCCGGGCGAGCTGGGTGCTGAACGCGGGCTAG
- a CDS encoding cold-shock protein, with the protein MPTGRVKWYDADKGFGFLAQDGGEDVYVRKAALPAGVQALKAGQRVEFGMAEGRRGPQALSVRLVDTPPSVVEAVRRPAEDLHSLIEDMIRLLETKVQPDLRRGRYPDRRTCKLSAEVVRAVARDLDG; encoded by the coding sequence GTGCCGACCGGCAGGGTCAAGTGGTACGACGCCGACAAGGGCTTCGGGTTCCTCGCTCAGGACGGTGGCGAGGACGTCTACGTCCGCAAGGCTGCGCTGCCGGCCGGGGTGCAGGCGCTCAAGGCCGGGCAGCGCGTCGAGTTCGGGATGGCGGAGGGCAGGCGCGGTCCGCAGGCGCTGTCGGTGCGTCTGGTGGACACGCCGCCGTCGGTGGTCGAGGCCGTCCGCCGGCCGGCTGAGGACCTGCACAGCCTCATCGAGGACATGATCCGGCTGCTCGAGACGAAGGTGCAGCCGGACCTGCGCCGGGGCCGCTACCCCGACCGCCGCACCTGCAAGCTCTCGGCCGAGGTCGTGCGCGCGGTGGCCCGCGACCTCGACGGGTAG
- a CDS encoding AMP-binding protein has product MSVAAPAVPSYASGTSDVPLLGDTIGDNFDRTAAARPDAEALVDVPTGRRWTYGRLREDVDTLALGLHSAGVVKGDRIGIWAPNLPEWTLVQFATAKIGAILVNINPAYRTHELEYVLNQAGISMLVATPSFKTSDYEAMIKDVQPNCPGLRQVILIGRPNWDELMADGRGGDRAELVRLQAALSPDDPINIQYTSGTTGFPKGATLSHHNILNNGYFVGRLCGYTPDDRVCIPVPFYHCFGMVMGNLGCTTNGATMVIPGPGFDPKATLKAVAQERCTSLYGVPTMFIAELNDPDFESFDLSSLRTGIMAGSPCPVEVMKQVVNRMGMTEVTICYGMTETSPVSTQTRADDSLERRVSTVGRVHPHVEVKIIDPETGLTLPRGEPGELCTRGYSVMLGYWEEPEKTAEAIDTARWMHTGDLGVMDADGYVNITGRIKDMVIRGGENIYPREIEEFLYTHPDILDAQVIGVPDARYGEELCAWVTLREGAPELTADAVREFATGKLAHYKIPRYVLVVDSFPMTVTGKVRKVEMRAKSVELLDLGDAATLRNA; this is encoded by the coding sequence GTGTCCGTTGCCGCACCCGCCGTTCCCTCCTACGCATCGGGAACGTCCGATGTCCCGCTGCTCGGCGACACCATCGGGGACAACTTCGACCGCACCGCAGCGGCCCGGCCCGACGCCGAGGCCCTCGTCGACGTGCCGACCGGCCGCCGGTGGACCTACGGCCGGCTGCGCGAGGACGTCGACACGCTCGCCCTTGGTCTGCACTCGGCCGGGGTGGTCAAGGGCGACCGGATCGGCATCTGGGCGCCGAACCTCCCGGAGTGGACGCTGGTGCAGTTCGCCACGGCCAAGATCGGGGCGATCCTCGTCAACATCAACCCCGCCTATCGCACGCACGAGCTGGAGTACGTGCTGAACCAGGCCGGGATCTCGATGCTCGTGGCCACGCCGAGCTTCAAGACGTCCGACTACGAGGCGATGATCAAGGACGTACAGCCGAACTGCCCCGGGCTGCGGCAGGTGATCCTCATCGGCAGGCCGAACTGGGACGAGCTGATGGCCGACGGCCGTGGCGGCGACCGCGCCGAGCTCGTCCGGCTGCAGGCCGCGTTGAGCCCGGACGACCCGATCAACATCCAGTACACGTCCGGGACCACGGGCTTCCCGAAGGGCGCCACGCTGTCCCACCACAACATCCTCAACAACGGCTATTTCGTGGGGCGGCTCTGCGGCTACACCCCCGACGACCGGGTGTGCATCCCGGTGCCCTTCTACCACTGCTTCGGCATGGTGATGGGCAACCTCGGCTGCACGACCAACGGCGCGACGATGGTGATCCCCGGCCCCGGCTTCGACCCGAAGGCCACGCTGAAGGCCGTCGCGCAGGAGCGCTGCACCTCGCTCTACGGCGTGCCGACGATGTTCATCGCGGAGCTGAACGACCCCGACTTCGAGTCCTTCGACCTGTCGTCGCTGCGCACCGGGATCATGGCGGGCTCGCCGTGCCCGGTCGAGGTGATGAAGCAGGTCGTGAACCGGATGGGCATGACCGAGGTGACGATCTGCTACGGCATGACCGAGACGTCACCGGTCTCCACCCAGACCCGCGCCGACGACTCCCTCGAGCGGCGGGTGTCGACGGTCGGGCGGGTGCACCCGCACGTCGAGGTCAAGATCATCGACCCGGAGACAGGGCTGACCCTGCCTCGCGGCGAGCCGGGTGAGCTGTGCACCCGCGGCTACTCGGTGATGCTCGGGTACTGGGAGGAGCCGGAGAAGACCGCCGAGGCGATCGACACGGCTCGCTGGATGCACACCGGCGACCTCGGCGTCATGGACGCCGACGGGTACGTCAACATCACCGGCCGGATCAAGGACATGGTGATCCGCGGCGGCGAGAACATCTACCCGCGCGAGATCGAGGAGTTCCTCTACACCCACCCGGACATCCTCGACGCGCAGGTCATCGGCGTTCCGGATGCCCGCTACGGCGAGGAGCTGTGCGCATGGGTGACCCTGCGCGAGGGTGCCCCCGAGCTGACGGCCGATGCGGTGCGCGAGTTCGCCACCGGCAAGCTCGCGCACTACAAGATCCCCAGATACGTGCTGGTGGTCGACTCCTTCCCGATGACGGTCACCGGCAAGGTCCGCAAGGTGGAGATGCGGGCGAAGAGCGTGGAGCTGCTGGACCTGGGGGATGCGGCGACGCTCCGCAACGCCTGA
- the serS gene encoding serine--tRNA ligase, whose product MHDPRVLLDPATDAVRKLARRGFSLDVASLEKLLAARNSAIQRGDEARAESKRVATAVKGAAPEEREALVARARELKGVVAAAEEEHRAAEAELQELMLGIPNLPADELPDGASDEDAELVRTWGERPELDFTPLDHVDLGEKLGILDLPRATKLAGPRFAVLRGKGAALERAIARYLLDLHTERHGYTEFSVPTLVNRVTMTGTGQLPKFEQDLFKTGVGDRELYLIPTAEVPLTNLHAKETLDLEQLPLAYTAHTPCFRSEAGSYGKDTRGLIRLHEFSKVELVRIADAERSRAELEVLLGHAEAAMQGLGLAYRVVKLAAGDIGFSAEFTYDIEVWLPGQGAYREISSVSDFGTFQARRAGIRTKAKDGRRGFAATLNGSGLPIGRTLVAVLEQGQQADGSVRLPEALVPYAGFEVLTPA is encoded by the coding sequence ATGCACGATCCGCGGGTGCTTCTCGACCCAGCCACCGACGCCGTCCGCAAGCTTGCCCGGCGGGGCTTCTCGCTGGACGTCGCGTCTCTGGAGAAGCTGCTGGCCGCCCGCAACTCCGCGATCCAGCGCGGGGACGAGGCGCGTGCCGAGTCGAAGCGGGTCGCCACGGCCGTCAAGGGCGCGGCCCCCGAGGAACGCGAGGCGCTGGTCGCCCGTGCCCGCGAGCTGAAGGGCGTCGTCGCGGCGGCCGAGGAGGAGCACCGCGCCGCGGAGGCGGAGCTGCAGGAGCTCATGCTCGGCATCCCGAACCTGCCCGCCGACGAGCTGCCCGACGGCGCGAGCGACGAGGACGCCGAGCTGGTGCGCACGTGGGGCGAGCGGCCGGAGCTCGACTTCACCCCGCTCGACCACGTCGACCTCGGCGAGAAGCTCGGCATCCTCGACCTGCCACGGGCCACCAAGCTCGCCGGGCCGCGGTTCGCGGTGCTGCGCGGCAAGGGCGCGGCGCTGGAGCGGGCGATCGCGCGCTACCTGCTCGACCTGCACACGGAGCGCCACGGCTACACCGAGTTCTCGGTGCCGACGCTCGTCAACCGCGTCACGATGACGGGAACGGGCCAGCTTCCGAAGTTCGAGCAGGACCTGTTCAAGACGGGCGTGGGTGACCGGGAGCTCTACCTCATCCCGACCGCCGAGGTGCCGCTCACCAACCTGCACGCGAAGGAGACGCTCGACCTCGAACAGCTCCCGCTGGCCTACACCGCACACACGCCGTGCTTCCGCTCGGAGGCAGGCTCGTACGGGAAGGACACGCGTGGCCTGATCCGGCTGCACGAGTTCTCGAAGGTCGAGCTCGTGCGGATCGCCGACGCCGAACGCTCGCGTGCCGAGCTCGAGGTGCTGCTCGGGCACGCCGAGGCGGCGATGCAGGGCCTCGGTCTGGCGTACCGGGTCGTGAAGCTCGCGGCGGGTGACATCGGGTTCTCGGCCGAGTTCACCTACGACATCGAGGTGTGGCTGCCAGGGCAGGGCGCCTACCGGGAGATCAGCTCGGTGTCCGACTTCGGCACGTTCCAGGCCCGCCGCGCCGGCATCCGCACCAAGGCGAAGGACGGAAGGCGTGGCTTCGCCGCCACGCTCAACGGCTCCGGCCTGCCGATCGGGCGCACCCTCGTCGCGGTGCTGGAGCAGGGTCAGCAGGCCGACGGCTCGGTCCGCCTCCCCGAGGCCTTGGTGCCGTACGCGGGCTTCGAGGTGCTCACGCCGGCCTGA
- a CDS encoding S8 family peptidase gives MTRFLLRIAPVVIVLQLVVAIALPGSAEARDDLGDLMAYVVHARTTADATAAADDVGVRPTLTFDQAFAGFAARLNHAQVDRLRARAGVLGVEEDRRIVPLDPNRKPDLTEGEQPDPPNWGLDRIDQRDLPLDHRYTTKATGEGVTAYVLDTGVDVTHPQFEGRAKWVLNTVDKDDRDCDGHGTVVAGIAASRDYGVAKKAQIRAVKVLDCTGAGTLSSLLAGIDYVATSAQAPAVAVMSWSYGPSEVLLSAVAGLVDRGVFVASSAGNSGVDDCTVAPRAFPGVLVVANSTIEDQRAASSSTGHCVDIYAPGTSIRSTVPGGGIASYTGTSMAAPHAVGVAALYKQTHGDAPSNVIEKWIVDHATTGVVRGGETGGTPNRLLNSGGL, from the coding sequence GTGACGCGGTTCCTCCTGCGCATCGCCCCCGTGGTGATCGTGCTGCAGCTGGTCGTCGCGATCGCCCTGCCCGGGAGCGCCGAGGCCCGGGACGACCTCGGTGATCTGATGGCTTACGTCGTGCACGCCCGCACGACCGCCGACGCGACGGCCGCCGCCGACGACGTCGGCGTGCGGCCGACCCTGACCTTCGACCAGGCCTTCGCCGGGTTCGCGGCCCGGCTGAACCATGCCCAGGTCGACCGGCTGCGAGCGCGCGCCGGGGTACTGGGGGTGGAGGAGGACCGCCGGATCGTCCCGCTCGACCCCAACCGCAAGCCGGACCTGACCGAGGGCGAGCAGCCCGACCCGCCGAACTGGGGCCTCGACCGCATCGACCAGCGCGACCTCCCCCTCGACCACCGCTACACGACGAAGGCGACCGGCGAGGGCGTCACCGCCTACGTCCTGGACACCGGCGTGGACGTCACGCACCCCCAGTTCGAGGGCCGGGCCAAGTGGGTGCTGAACACCGTGGACAAGGACGACCGCGACTGCGACGGTCACGGCACGGTGGTGGCGGGCATCGCGGCGTCCCGGGACTACGGCGTGGCGAAGAAGGCGCAGATCCGGGCGGTGAAGGTGCTCGACTGCACCGGCGCCGGAACGCTCTCGTCACTGCTCGCGGGCATCGACTACGTCGCGACCAGCGCGCAGGCGCCCGCTGTGGCGGTCATGTCGTGGAGCTACGGCCCGTCGGAGGTGCTGCTCTCGGCGGTGGCGGGGCTCGTCGACAGAGGGGTGTTCGTTGCCTCGTCGGCAGGCAACTCGGGGGTGGACGACTGCACGGTGGCGCCTCGCGCGTTCCCCGGCGTGCTCGTCGTCGCCAACTCCACGATCGAGGACCAGCGTGCGGCCAGCTCGTCCACCGGCCACTGCGTCGACATCTACGCGCCCGGCACGAGCATCCGCTCGACGGTGCCGGGCGGCGGTATCGCGTCCTACACGGGCACGTCGATGGCCGCGCCGCACGCCGTGGGCGTGGCGGCGCTCTACAAGCAGACCCACGGCGACGCCCCGAGCAACGTGATCGAGAAGTGGATCGTCGATCACGCCACGACCGGGGTCGTGCGTGGCGGTGAGACCGGGGGCACGCCCAACCGGCTGCTCAACAGCGGAGGCCTGTAG
- a CDS encoding HAMP domain-containing sensor histidine kinase: MGRRPGLRVRLKLTLSYAGFLILAGVLLLGAVWMFLLRGTRGGAIGTLDRLLPDLSVFLLSGFGPRAFVPAAAVVMAFLLVFGLVGGWILAGSMLAPLTRITNATRMAASGSLSHRIRLPGRGDEFRELADAFDTMLAQLEAHVAEQRRFAANASHELRTPLAISQALLDVARTDPDRDTGELVDRLHTVNTRAIDLTEALLLLSRADRRSFDREHVDLSLVAEEAAETLLPLAEKRGVAIQTCGDITPTSGSRALLLQLATNLVHNAIVHNLPEQGTVWVSTSVRPENVLLTVENTGERLAQERVSTFAEPFHRGTERIHADHAGVGLGLTIVQSITQAHDGTLTLTPRAGGGLRVTVQLPGAPPNTGRSRSRSRHEPYPTQGGPERSVTP, encoded by the coding sequence GTGGGCAGGCGGCCTGGTTTGAGGGTTCGCCTCAAGCTCACCCTCAGCTACGCCGGGTTCCTGATCCTCGCCGGTGTCCTGCTACTCGGGGCCGTGTGGATGTTCCTGTTGCGTGGTACGCGCGGCGGTGCGATCGGCACGCTCGATCGACTATTGCCCGACCTCTCCGTCTTCCTGCTCAGCGGTTTCGGTCCGCGTGCCTTTGTTCCGGCGGCAGCCGTGGTAATGGCGTTCCTGCTGGTGTTCGGTCTCGTGGGAGGGTGGATCCTCGCCGGCTCCATGCTCGCCCCGCTGACCCGCATCACGAACGCCACCCGGATGGCCGCGAGCGGGTCGCTGTCCCACCGGATCAGGCTCCCGGGCCGCGGAGACGAGTTCCGCGAACTCGCCGACGCCTTCGACACGATGCTCGCGCAGCTCGAAGCACACGTCGCTGAACAGCGGAGGTTCGCGGCGAACGCCTCCCACGAACTGCGCACCCCGCTGGCGATCTCGCAGGCACTCCTCGACGTGGCCCGTACCGATCCGGACCGTGACACCGGGGAACTCGTCGACCGCCTCCACACCGTCAACACCCGGGCGATCGACCTCACCGAAGCGCTGCTGCTACTCAGCCGCGCCGACCGGCGGTCCTTCGATCGAGAACACGTCGATCTGTCCCTCGTCGCGGAAGAAGCCGCCGAAACGCTCCTCCCGCTCGCGGAGAAGCGCGGCGTCGCCATCCAGACCTGCGGTGACATCACACCCACCAGCGGCTCACGCGCGCTGCTGCTGCAGCTGGCCACGAACCTCGTGCACAACGCGATCGTCCACAACCTGCCCGAACAGGGCACCGTGTGGGTCAGCACCAGTGTGCGCCCCGAGAATGTGCTGCTCACCGTCGAGAACACCGGCGAGAGGCTCGCACAGGAGCGGGTTTCCACGTTTGCCGAGCCGTTCCATCGCGGCACCGAACGCATCCACGCCGACCACGCGGGTGTCGGCCTCGGCCTGACCATCGTTCAGAGCATCACCCAGGCACACGACGGAACCCTCACCCTCACTCCCCGGGCCGGTGGCGGGCTCCGCGTCACGGTGCAACTGCCCGGCGCGCCACCGAACACCGGCAGATCACGATCGCGTAGTCGCCACGAGCCGTACCCCACGCAGGGTGGGCCGGAACGCTCGGTCACCCCATAG